One Shewanella sp. MR-4 DNA window includes the following coding sequences:
- a CDS encoding YjaG family protein: MTKKTGFFKRLKALELPQKKLFAIALCQRMLPNYQLFSEVCEFGDPVVLSTVLELLWQSQYDNKLKFNIDVHLQRLEDNTPEPADFDSYGVYPAMDAVVALSTLLGAIQTNLEEDITNISKLSSSTVANYIETISDVDLTDDALDDYVFAHEVMEEERELQNTLLEIIEENPKITAELVKGLRKEIIEAGVSNIGISVA; the protein is encoded by the coding sequence ATGACCAAAAAAACGGGCTTCTTTAAGCGTTTAAAGGCGCTAGAACTACCACAGAAAAAACTCTTTGCCATTGCCCTTTGCCAACGAATGTTACCTAATTATCAATTGTTTTCAGAGGTTTGCGAATTTGGTGATCCTGTGGTATTAAGCACTGTGCTCGAGCTTCTTTGGCAATCCCAGTACGACAACAAGCTTAAATTCAACATCGATGTGCATCTGCAGCGCTTAGAAGATAACACCCCTGAACCCGCCGATTTTGATAGCTATGGTGTATATCCAGCGATGGATGCTGTAGTAGCCCTCTCAACACTGCTTGGGGCGATTCAAACCAACCTTGAGGAAGATATAACTAATATCAGCAAGTTATCCTCAAGCACTGTGGCAAACTACATTGAAACCATCAGCGATGTGGATTTAACCGATGATGCCTTAGATGACTACGTCTTCGCCCATGAAGTGATGGAAGAAGAGCGTGAGTTGCAAAATACGCTGCTGGAAATCATCGAAGAAAATCCTAAGATCACCGCAGAGTTAGTGAAAGGTTTGCGCAAAGAGATCATCGAAGCGGGTGTATCGAATATCGGTATTAGCGTCGCGTAA
- the barA gene encoding two-component sensor histidine kinase BarA: MNPVNNMTKYSLRSWVLVLALAPTILVGILLGSYFTINRFYELEDTLIEQGSNIIEPLAIASEVGLVGNDREATKRLLAAAQLNKSTLVKSIAIFDIQNQLFVTSHYHKDFEIMRYKEALSNLHKTEIEHVGDSLILRTPIFATAPPAPGATINFDIQTDNGELLGYISVIINKERALLEQHRAAVAAFIIVLIGVQLNLLFTFRLVKNVTQPITEMVRVVAKIREGKLDARLEGNLIGELDLLKRGINAMAGSLSEYHDEMQQNIDQATSDLRETLEQIEIQNVELDLAKKRALEASRIKSEFLANMSHELRTPLNGVIGFARQLVKTPLHSSQVDYINTIERSATNLLAIINDILDFSKLEAGKMVLEKMPFGLRETLGETITLISGSAQAKGLELVVDIAPNVPDNVNGDAMRVCQIINNLVGNAIKFTDSGSVLVKLELQNQTDEQVVLRCDVIDTGIGIDDSQQDFLFQAFGQADSSISRRFGGTGLGLVITKRLVNQMGGQIGFTSAVDKGSNFWFTLPLGLGQFQIGDSLPLEKLKDKTVLFYEPRVLTHSVISRQLKQWDTKVTHHQHIPSLLTTLSTTEHQFDYVLLSCHGFSNPNQLVSTLNQAKTKTDCLIVLFDCQEQEVLSQFIRPNADVVLSLPVSEHQLARNMLYPPMEYDISPPASITVPAARQSLTVLAVDDNFANLKLIDTLLSELVTTVIAVNSGEEAVKQAKGRTFDLIFMDIQMPGTDGISATKQIRQGSMNRNTPIIAVTAHAIAEERELILGCGMDGYLPKPIDEAALKAEINRWITRPKFTHFDLHTLNWDLCLTQANHKSDLALDMLRMLLDSLPQTVLAIETALGQDDQDTMLTTIHKLHGASCYCGVPTTQRLCQEIESALKRDARVEDLEPEILELLDELTKVESAAKQVLSQLSAEITDDQKNGLL; this comes from the coding sequence ATGAACCCTGTCAACAACATGACCAAATACAGCTTACGTTCCTGGGTTCTGGTGCTAGCGCTTGCGCCGACGATCTTAGTCGGTATTCTGCTGGGCAGCTACTTTACCATAAATCGCTTCTATGAACTCGAAGATACGCTGATTGAACAGGGCAGCAATATTATCGAACCTTTAGCAATTGCCAGTGAAGTGGGACTCGTGGGCAATGACAGGGAAGCGACCAAACGACTCCTTGCCGCCGCGCAACTCAATAAGTCCACACTCGTCAAATCCATCGCCATTTTTGACATTCAAAATCAACTCTTTGTCACATCGCATTACCACAAAGACTTCGAAATCATGCGCTATAAAGAGGCGCTGAGTAATCTGCACAAAACCGAAATCGAGCATGTAGGCGATAGCCTTATCCTTCGAACGCCGATTTTTGCTACCGCCCCTCCGGCGCCGGGCGCGACCATCAATTTTGATATTCAAACCGATAACGGCGAGTTGCTCGGCTATATTTCGGTGATTATCAATAAAGAACGCGCGCTGCTCGAACAGCACAGGGCCGCCGTGGCCGCCTTTATTATCGTCTTGATTGGGGTGCAATTAAACCTGTTGTTTACCTTTCGTCTGGTTAAAAACGTTACCCAGCCGATTACCGAAATGGTGCGAGTGGTGGCCAAAATTCGCGAGGGTAAACTCGATGCGAGGCTCGAAGGTAATCTTATCGGTGAGCTGGATTTGCTTAAACGCGGTATTAACGCCATGGCGGGTTCGCTATCGGAATATCACGATGAGATGCAGCAAAATATCGATCAGGCCACCTCGGATCTGCGGGAAACCTTAGAGCAGATTGAGATCCAAAACGTCGAGCTCGACTTAGCCAAAAAACGCGCGCTGGAGGCCAGCCGCATTAAGTCGGAGTTCTTGGCGAACATGTCCCACGAACTGCGCACGCCATTAAACGGCGTGATAGGCTTTGCCCGTCAGCTCGTTAAAACCCCGTTGCACTCGAGCCAAGTCGATTACATTAATACCATCGAGCGCAGCGCGACTAACCTACTGGCGATTATCAACGATATTCTCGACTTCTCGAAACTCGAAGCCGGTAAAATGGTGTTAGAAAAAATGCCATTCGGCTTAAGGGAAACCTTAGGTGAGACGATTACCTTAATCTCCGGCAGCGCGCAGGCGAAAGGGCTTGAGTTAGTTGTCGATATTGCACCCAACGTCCCCGACAATGTTAATGGCGATGCGATGCGTGTTTGTCAGATTATCAATAACTTAGTAGGCAATGCCATCAAGTTTACCGATTCGGGCAGCGTGTTAGTCAAATTAGAGCTACAAAATCAAACCGACGAACAAGTGGTACTGCGCTGTGATGTAATTGATACCGGGATTGGGATTGACGACAGCCAGCAGGACTTCCTCTTCCAAGCCTTTGGTCAAGCGGACTCCTCGATTTCTCGCCGCTTTGGCGGCACAGGGCTGGGGCTCGTTATCACTAAGCGCCTAGTCAATCAAATGGGCGGCCAAATTGGCTTTACCTCGGCGGTGGATAAGGGTTCAAACTTCTGGTTCACCCTGCCATTGGGCCTAGGTCAATTCCAGATCGGCGATTCGCTACCCCTTGAAAAACTCAAAGATAAAACCGTGCTGTTTTATGAGCCCAGAGTGCTCACCCATTCGGTGATTAGTCGCCAACTAAAACAGTGGGATACCAAAGTTACCCACCATCAACACATTCCGAGCTTACTCACGACGCTCTCAACCACTGAGCATCAGTTCGATTATGTGTTATTGAGCTGCCATGGATTTAGCAATCCCAATCAATTAGTCAGCACCTTAAACCAAGCCAAGACCAAGACGGATTGCTTAATTGTACTGTTCGATTGCCAAGAGCAGGAAGTGCTAAGCCAGTTTATTCGCCCCAATGCCGATGTAGTGTTGTCACTGCCAGTAAGCGAGCACCAACTGGCGCGCAATATGCTCTATCCACCGATGGAATATGATATTTCACCACCTGCCAGCATCACAGTGCCCGCCGCGCGCCAATCACTGACCGTATTGGCGGTGGACGATAACTTTGCCAATTTAAAACTGATTGATACGCTGCTTAGTGAGTTAGTGACGACAGTTATCGCCGTTAACAGCGGTGAAGAAGCCGTGAAACAAGCCAAGGGCCGCACCTTTGACCTTATCTTTATGGATATTCAGATGCCAGGCACCGACGGGATCAGCGCCACTAAGCAAATCCGTCAAGGGTCGATGAACCGCAACACGCCAATTATAGCCGTGACGGCCCATGCGATAGCCGAGGAGCGTGAGCTGATTTTAGGCTGTGGTATGGATGGCTATTTGCCCAAGCCCATAGATGAAGCCGCCCTCAAAGCGGAGATAAACCGCTGGATCACCCGGCCCAAGTTTACCCACTTCGATTTACATACCCTCAACTGGGATTTGTGTCTCACCCAAGCCAACCATAAGTCGGATTTGGCGTTAGATATGTTGCGTATGCTGTTGGACTCGCTGCCCCAAACCGTCTTGGCAATCGAGACGGCGCTGGGTCAGGACGATCAGGACACTATGCTCACAACTATCCACAAACTTCATGGTGCCAGTTGCTATTGCGGAGTGCCAACGACACAGCGATTATGCCAAGAGATTGAATCGGCATTGAAACGTGATGCCCGTGTCGAAGATCTCGAACCGGAAATACTAGAGTTACTTGATGAGCTAACTAAGGTAGAATCGGCGGCAAAACAAGTGCTATCACAGCTATCAGCGGAAATTACAGATGACCAAAAAAACGGGCTTCTTTAA
- the rlmD gene encoding 23S rRNA (uracil(1939)-C(5))-methyltransferase RlmD → MAQFFKAKPNSSKQLSAKQSFSVHQLDHLGAGIAQHQGKVVFIPGALPSETVQAQLTEQKKNYARAKLIKVETPSAERVTPLCPHYQSCGGCDLQHMSLAGQREHKSAALVDIMAKFAGAEGNSVPALTGEGWHYRRRARLATLFDKNTKQLSLGFRASSSNQVVPIDSCLVLAKPLSDLIAPFAKLLNQLAAKSSLGHLELIDADNGHFAVIRITKSLNDKDMAKLAQFAEHHQIHICLQDNNGEFHGVNGTLLLPVYQLLDDKAGATPVSLTFTPGNFVQVNAQINKAMVAQALDWLAPQPGERILDLFCGMGNFSLPLAKLGAEVIGVEGVPDMVSQARENAAANGLSNLTFYHGDLSADLSCEPWMGKIDKLLLDPARAGAFESLQWLKKMKPRQVVYVSCNPASLARDSAVLLERGYKLQKLGLIDMFPQTHHIEAMALFELAK, encoded by the coding sequence ATGGCACAATTTTTTAAAGCAAAACCAAATAGTTCCAAGCAATTGTCCGCGAAGCAGTCCTTTAGCGTGCACCAGCTCGATCATCTAGGGGCAGGTATAGCACAACATCAGGGAAAAGTCGTATTTATCCCCGGCGCCTTGCCCAGCGAAACCGTGCAGGCGCAGCTGACCGAACAAAAGAAAAACTATGCCCGAGCCAAGCTAATTAAAGTCGAGACGCCGAGCGCTGAGCGAGTCACGCCGCTATGCCCACATTACCAAAGCTGTGGCGGCTGCGATTTACAGCATATGTCATTAGCTGGGCAACGCGAGCATAAGTCTGCGGCCTTGGTTGATATTATGGCTAAATTTGCTGGCGCCGAAGGCAACTCAGTGCCCGCCTTGACGGGTGAGGGGTGGCACTATCGTCGCCGTGCCCGCCTTGCGACCCTATTTGATAAAAATACCAAGCAGTTGAGCCTAGGGTTTCGTGCCTCGAGCAGCAACCAAGTCGTGCCTATTGATAGCTGTTTAGTCTTGGCGAAACCCTTATCGGATTTAATTGCCCCGTTTGCTAAGTTGCTTAATCAATTGGCGGCCAAATCGAGTCTTGGGCATTTAGAGTTGATTGATGCCGACAACGGCCATTTTGCGGTAATTCGGATCACTAAATCCTTAAATGATAAGGACATGGCTAAGCTTGCGCAGTTTGCCGAACATCATCAAATCCATATTTGTTTGCAAGACAACAACGGCGAGTTCCATGGGGTGAATGGCACGCTGTTATTGCCCGTTTACCAGTTGCTCGATGATAAAGCTGGTGCAACGCCTGTGAGCCTCACCTTCACCCCGGGTAACTTTGTGCAAGTGAATGCGCAAATTAACAAGGCCATGGTGGCGCAGGCGTTAGACTGGTTAGCGCCGCAGCCGGGTGAGCGAATTCTCGATCTCTTCTGTGGTATGGGGAATTTCAGTTTGCCATTAGCTAAACTGGGCGCCGAAGTGATTGGGGTTGAAGGGGTGCCAGATATGGTTAGCCAAGCCCGTGAAAACGCGGCGGCAAATGGCTTAAGCAATTTAACCTTTTACCATGGCGATTTAAGTGCCGATTTATCCTGCGAGCCTTGGATGGGCAAGATTGATAAGTTGCTACTCGATCCTGCCCGCGCGGGGGCGTTTGAGAGTTTGCAATGGCTTAAGAAGATGAAACCTCGCCAAGTAGTGTATGTGTCTTGTAATCCGGCGAGCTTGGCCCGCGACAGTGCGGTGTTACTTGAACGTGGCTACAAGTTACAAAAGTTAGGTTTAATCGATATGTTCCCGCAGACACATCATATCGAAGCCATGGCGTTGTTTGAGCTTGCAAAATAA
- the relA gene encoding GTP diphosphokinase translates to MVSVREAHFNDPDFHLEDWVARYVSHVEEAQTLLTLIAQVEALPAKSPAAKRELLERAREMIEILAPLNMDIETLQAAILFVVFDAGLLNEEAIKEKFGESLARLVASVVTMDAIGALKINPNSRSTEPQIDNIRRMLLAMVEDVRAVVIKLAERVCLLRAVKNADEETRVLLAREIADIYAPLANRLGIGQLKWELEDISFRYLHPDTYKDIAKQLDGKRLDREVYIEKFVEQLQQRLDEDHIRAKVYGRPKHIYSIWRKMKGKHLKFDELFDVRAVRIVTERLQDCYGALGVVHTLWHHIPREFDDYVANPKPNGYQSIHTVVVGPEGKTVEIQIRTQDMHEDAELGVAAHWKYKEGNHSGKQSGYEEKINWLRKILQWQEDVVESGNLVEEVRSQVFEDRVYVFTPSGEVVDLPLGSTVLDFAYYIHSQVGHKCIGAKVDGRIVPFTYQVETGERIEIITSKHPNPKRDWLNPNLGYIRTSRARSKIQHWFKQQDRDKNIIAGKEMLEAELARVSLKIKDAAIAVERFNMASMDDLLAAIGGGDVRLHQVVNHIQSKLRLDEASEEDAVEELVKKSQPKSGTNSRGQVEVNGVGNLLSHIARCCQPVPGDEILGFITKGRGISVHRSDCEQVKELMRVHPERGVDVVWGENYSGGYRMRLRVLAHDRSGLLRDLTSVLAAEKSNVLAMSSSSDIKNQTAAIELELELYNLDGLSRVLSKLSQVDSVIEARRL, encoded by the coding sequence ATGGTCTCTGTTCGCGAAGCGCACTTTAATGATCCCGATTTTCATCTTGAAGATTGGGTGGCTCGCTATGTCAGTCATGTCGAGGAGGCGCAAACCTTACTCACCCTGATTGCACAGGTCGAAGCCTTACCCGCTAAGAGTCCTGCCGCGAAAAGAGAACTGCTCGAACGTGCCCGCGAGATGATTGAAATCCTCGCGCCGCTGAATATGGATATCGAGACGCTGCAAGCGGCTATCCTGTTTGTGGTGTTTGATGCCGGTTTATTAAACGAAGAAGCAATCAAAGAAAAATTTGGCGAGTCCCTCGCGCGGTTAGTCGCCAGCGTTGTGACCATGGATGCCATTGGTGCGTTAAAAATTAATCCCAATAGCCGCTCAACCGAGCCGCAAATCGACAATATCCGCCGCATGTTACTGGCGATGGTCGAAGACGTACGCGCCGTGGTGATTAAACTGGCCGAGCGTGTTTGTTTGCTGCGCGCCGTGAAAAATGCCGACGAAGAAACCCGCGTCTTGCTTGCCCGCGAAATTGCCGATATCTATGCACCGCTCGCTAACCGTTTGGGGATTGGTCAGTTAAAGTGGGAATTAGAAGATATTTCCTTCCGTTATCTGCATCCAGATACTTACAAGGACATTGCGAAACAGCTCGACGGTAAGCGGTTAGACCGCGAAGTCTATATCGAAAAATTTGTCGAGCAGTTGCAGCAGCGCCTCGATGAGGATCATATCCGCGCTAAGGTGTATGGTCGTCCAAAACATATCTACAGCATCTGGCGCAAGATGAAGGGCAAACACCTCAAGTTTGATGAGTTGTTTGACGTGCGCGCCGTGCGGATTGTCACCGAGCGTTTGCAGGACTGCTATGGCGCCTTAGGGGTCGTGCACACTCTTTGGCACCATATCCCGCGCGAGTTCGACGACTACGTGGCCAACCCTAAACCTAACGGTTATCAATCGATTCATACCGTAGTGGTGGGGCCTGAAGGTAAAACCGTTGAAATTCAAATTCGTACCCAAGATATGCATGAAGATGCAGAGCTGGGGGTTGCCGCGCACTGGAAATACAAAGAGGGTAATCACTCCGGCAAACAGAGCGGCTACGAAGAAAAAATCAATTGGCTGCGTAAAATTCTGCAATGGCAGGAAGACGTGGTCGAGAGCGGCAACTTGGTTGAAGAAGTCCGCAGCCAAGTGTTTGAGGATAGAGTCTATGTCTTTACCCCTAGCGGTGAAGTCGTTGACTTGCCACTCGGCTCAACCGTGCTCGACTTTGCCTACTATATTCACTCGCAGGTCGGCCATAAGTGTATCGGTGCCAAGGTCGATGGCCGCATTGTGCCGTTTACTTATCAGGTTGAAACGGGTGAGCGTATCGAGATCATCACCTCGAAGCACCCTAATCCTAAGCGTGATTGGCTTAATCCCAACTTAGGTTATATCCGCACATCGCGGGCGCGCTCGAAAATTCAGCATTGGTTTAAGCAGCAGGACCGCGATAAAAACATTATCGCTGGCAAAGAAATGCTCGAAGCCGAGCTGGCGCGAGTCAGCCTTAAAATCAAAGATGCCGCCATCGCCGTTGAGCGTTTTAATATGGCGAGTATGGACGACTTGCTTGCAGCTATCGGCGGCGGTGATGTGCGTTTACATCAGGTCGTTAACCATATTCAAAGTAAGTTGCGCCTCGATGAGGCGAGCGAAGAAGATGCGGTAGAAGAATTAGTTAAGAAGAGCCAACCTAAATCTGGCACCAATAGCCGTGGGCAGGTGGAAGTGAATGGCGTGGGTAACTTACTCAGCCATATCGCCCGTTGCTGCCAGCCTGTGCCAGGGGATGAGATTTTAGGCTTTATCACTAAAGGGCGCGGTATTTCGGTGCATCGCTCCGACTGTGAACAGGTGAAAGAGTTAATGCGCGTTCACCCAGAACGTGGCGTCGATGTGGTTTGGGGCGAAAATTACTCTGGCGGTTATCGCATGCGCCTGCGCGTTTTGGCCCATGATCGCAGCGGCTTATTGCGGGATCTGACCTCGGTACTCGCCGCCGAAAAATCCAATGTGCTTGCCATGAG